In one window of Psychrobacter sp. P2G3 DNA:
- a CDS encoding sodium:proton antiporter — protein sequence MASATSLTILEISAIFLSITALLTYINHRFIGLPTTIGVMVISIVLSMVAIFLGFLGFDQLIDYEVSLLDQLDFTEVLLDGMLSMLLFAGALHVNIGDLKRYRLPIGILACIGTVVSAVLIATALYFMLPLLGFGLPFIWCLLFGALISPTDPIAVMGILASAGAPKSIETVIAGESLFNDGIGVVIFVLLLGILSSGDIPTANYVAHTLAVEAGGGIIFGLILGAILYYMIKSIDSYQEEVLLTLAGVIGGYALASHWHLSGPLAMVMMGLMVGNRGRELAMSDKTRHYIDLFWELIDEILNAILFVLIGLEVVVIAYSGNLFIAGGLTIIIALLARLIVVGMTTKTFSRQLKLPEGAWKVLTWGGLRGGISVALVLQLPSGTERDILLALTYAVVVFSILVQGLSIGKVAKMIQPVQQNRL from the coding sequence ATGGCATCTGCGACCAGCCTAACCATACTCGAAATCAGCGCCATCTTTTTATCGATTACCGCTTTATTGACCTATATCAATCACCGCTTTATTGGTTTACCAACCACTATCGGTGTGATGGTCATCTCTATCGTATTATCTATGGTAGCGATATTTTTAGGTTTTTTAGGCTTTGATCAGCTTATTGATTATGAGGTTAGTTTATTAGATCAGCTAGATTTCACTGAAGTATTGCTTGATGGCATGCTCTCCATGCTCTTATTTGCCGGTGCTCTACACGTAAATATTGGCGATTTGAAGCGTTATAGACTACCGATTGGCATCCTTGCCTGTATTGGTACCGTCGTGTCAGCAGTACTTATCGCCACTGCTCTTTACTTTATGCTGCCGTTACTTGGCTTCGGGCTACCTTTTATTTGGTGCTTATTGTTTGGCGCGTTGATATCGCCTACAGATCCTATTGCGGTTATGGGTATTTTAGCATCTGCAGGTGCCCCAAAAAGCATTGAAACTGTCATCGCTGGCGAATCATTATTTAACGATGGCATTGGTGTCGTTATATTCGTCTTATTGCTCGGCATTTTATCCAGTGGTGATATTCCAACGGCTAATTATGTGGCACATACTCTAGCTGTTGAAGCGGGTGGCGGTATCATCTTTGGTTTGATACTCGGGGCCATTTTGTACTACATGATTAAAAGTATTGATAGCTATCAAGAAGAAGTGCTATTGACGCTTGCAGGCGTGATAGGTGGTTACGCGCTAGCCAGCCATTGGCATTTGTCAGGACCATTAGCGATGGTGATGATGGGCTTAATGGTCGGAAATCGTGGTCGTGAGCTGGCAATGAGTGACAAGACTCGCCATTATATTGATTTATTTTGGGAATTAATTGATGAGATTTTAAACGCGATTTTATTCGTCTTGATCGGTCTTGAAGTGGTCGTTATTGCCTACTCAGGTAATTTATTTATCGCTGGTGGCTTGACCATTATTATTGCCCTACTTGCTCGCCTTATTGTCGTAGGCATGACTACTAAAACCTTTAGCCGCCAATTGAAGCTACCAGAAGGTGCTTGGAAAGTACTGACATGGGGCGGGCTGCGTGGCGGTATTTCAGTTGCCTTAGTATTACAGCTGCCGTCCGGAACAGAGCGCGACATTCTATTGGCACTGACTTATGCTGTGGTAGTATTCTCTATCTTAGTGCAAGGACTAAGCATCGGTAAAGTTGCCAAAATGATCCAGCCTGTGCAACAAAATCGATTATAA
- a CDS encoding DUF2254 domain-containing protein — protein MAVTDDTKDNLLKRVLTASLYWLKQFAQLWSLQTLTDLPDRLRNLWQQLIGSYWFIPTACVLTGLLLAPLFIAIDQQFDRATVRDISFAFTGDDSSARSIMTTIAGAVLGVAGTTFSITIAVLSMASSQFGPRLLRNFLTDKSNQFVLGAFIGTFSYSLLVLKSIHKYDVDFGVPHLSVTFAIFMAIVCALLLVYFVQHMVHAIQASRVIQGASNDTIKNIHYWYSDNCDIQHQQDVADSDIEHYHSWRATPIYAPSSGYLQQMYFESLITLAKDYGGVVQLHTNLGDFVTDKNVIGHFYQRPAGHISNLEKTTISQLAISPHTPDGIFWQRFATCLHFERQSAYSNDIGSSLGQITEIAVRALSPGINDPKTAVNCVQSLTICLSLMMRRQPPSPYHFYTPPKDKDESDITVNQPRIAILALVTRTPKISDFIETSLGEIRRYATTDLMVLKALCQAVTDLNYARVNSAQRQTLLRELTLIEHAGQANLSYRELVEDLLAMCQQARQFIHDDNAQHQHFEYISEFDAHIYKALQTQSR, from the coding sequence ATGGCAGTGACTGACGACACAAAAGATAATCTGCTCAAACGTGTACTAACGGCAAGTCTCTATTGGCTAAAGCAGTTTGCGCAGTTATGGTCGCTACAGACACTAACGGACTTACCTGATCGCTTAAGAAATCTATGGCAGCAGCTGATTGGCTCTTATTGGTTCATTCCAACTGCTTGTGTGCTGACAGGATTACTGTTAGCACCTTTGTTCATCGCTATCGATCAACAATTTGATCGTGCAACCGTTAGGGATATTAGTTTTGCTTTTACAGGTGATGATTCCTCTGCAAGATCTATTATGACCACGATTGCAGGAGCGGTATTAGGCGTAGCTGGTACCACTTTTTCGATTACCATTGCCGTCCTTTCTATGGCCTCGTCACAGTTTGGGCCACGACTCTTACGTAACTTTCTGACTGATAAATCAAATCAGTTCGTGCTTGGTGCCTTCATCGGTACGTTTAGCTATAGCTTGTTGGTTTTAAAATCTATTCATAAGTATGATGTGGATTTTGGTGTGCCGCACCTATCAGTAACCTTTGCTATCTTTATGGCAATTGTTTGTGCATTGTTGTTGGTTTATTTTGTACAGCATATGGTGCATGCTATTCAAGCGTCACGTGTCATTCAAGGAGCCAGTAATGACACTATCAAAAACATTCATTACTGGTATAGCGATAACTGCGATATTCAGCATCAGCAAGATGTAGCGGATAGTGACATTGAACATTATCATTCTTGGCGCGCTACTCCTATCTATGCACCAAGCTCAGGCTATCTACAACAGATGTATTTTGAGTCACTCATTACCCTAGCAAAAGACTATGGCGGCGTGGTGCAATTACATACCAATCTCGGTGATTTTGTCACTGATAAAAACGTCATAGGGCATTTTTATCAGCGCCCAGCAGGTCATATAAGCAATCTAGAAAAGACTACAATCTCTCAGCTAGCAATCTCTCCACACACACCTGATGGAATATTTTGGCAACGCTTTGCTACTTGTCTTCATTTTGAACGCCAGTCGGCATACTCTAATGATATTGGCTCAAGCTTAGGACAGATAACTGAAATTGCTGTACGAGCCTTATCTCCTGGTATTAACGATCCTAAGACAGCGGTAAACTGTGTGCAATCCTTAACTATTTGCTTGAGCTTAATGATGCGTCGGCAGCCACCTAGCCCTTATCATTTTTATACGCCACCAAAAGACAAGGATGAATCTGATATTACGGTTAATCAGCCACGAATAGCAATACTGGCTCTCGTTACCCGAACGCCAAAAATATCTGATTTTATCGAAACCTCGCTGGGTGAAATACGTCGTTATGCTACTACTGATTTAATGGTGTTAAAGGCACTTTGTCAGGCAGTAACTGATCTAAATTATGCTCGAGTAAATAGCGCACAGCGGCAAACATTATTACGTGAGCTGACTTTGATTGAACACGCGGGTCAAGCCAACCTAAGTTATAGGGAGCTAGTAGAGGATTTGCTGGCTATGTGTCAACAAGCACGGCAGTTTATTCATGATGATAATGCTCAACATCAACATTTTGAATATATTAGCGAGTTCGATGCGCACATTTATAAAGCCTTACAGACACAATCAAGATAG
- a CDS encoding FAD-binding protein produces MAILVYAEHDNASLKKATLNTIAAAKQMGDDIHVLVAGSGNQAVADEAAKVEGVSKVLLADNAAYEHQMAENISLLVADIAGDYSHIIAPATTTGKNFMPRTAALLDVSMLSEISAVIDAQTFERPIYAGNATATVKTTEDKVVLTVRTTAFDPVAAEGGSATVETIDNIQESGKSSFVNEEMAKSDRPELTSASIVVSGGRALANGENFTKYIEPLADKLGAAVGASRAAVDAGYVPNDMQVGQTGKIVAPDLYIAAGISGAIQHLAGMKDSKVIVAINNDPESPIASVADYFLEADLFEALPELTSKI; encoded by the coding sequence ATGGCAATTTTGGTATATGCAGAACATGACAATGCCAGTCTAAAAAAGGCAACTTTAAATACAATTGCAGCTGCTAAGCAAATGGGTGACGACATTCATGTGTTGGTCGCTGGTAGCGGTAATCAAGCAGTCGCTGACGAAGCGGCAAAAGTTGAAGGCGTAAGCAAAGTACTACTAGCAGACAATGCAGCTTATGAGCATCAAATGGCAGAAAACATCTCGCTATTGGTTGCAGATATCGCTGGAGATTACAGCCATATCATCGCTCCTGCTACGACAACAGGCAAGAACTTCATGCCACGTACAGCGGCTTTACTAGATGTAAGCATGCTGTCGGAAATCTCTGCTGTCATAGATGCACAAACTTTTGAGCGTCCTATTTATGCTGGCAACGCGACTGCTACTGTTAAGACAACAGAAGATAAAGTGGTATTGACGGTACGTACAACTGCTTTTGATCCAGTCGCTGCTGAAGGCGGTTCTGCAACTGTTGAGACAATCGACAATATACAGGAATCTGGCAAATCAAGCTTCGTCAACGAAGAGATGGCTAAATCTGACCGTCCTGAATTGACGTCAGCTTCAATCGTCGTATCTGGTGGTCGCGCCTTAGCAAATGGTGAAAACTTCACTAAATATATTGAGCCATTAGCAGATAAATTAGGCGCTGCTGTTGGTGCATCACGTGCCGCTGTTGATGCTGGCTACGTACCTAACGATATGCAGGTTGGTCAAACGGGTAAAATCGTCGCACCAGATCTATATATCGCTGCTGGTATCTCCGGCGCTATTCAGCATTTGGCAGGTATGAAAGACTCTAAGGTTATCGTTGCAATCAATAATGACCCAGAATCTCCAATCGCCAGTGTTGCTGATTATTTCTTAGAAGCTGATTTATTTGAAGCATTACCTGAGCTAACTAGCAAAATTTAA
- a CDS encoding class 1 fructose-bisphosphatase: MTTLAHYLKERKTDSAVGDVITTITEVGKTISQLLRKGALADILGEAGNQNVQGEEQKKLDVLANDLLLDALAQNKHCAGVASEELDDATPANADGSLLVLFDPLDGSSNIDINMAVGTIFSILPYQRQGQTSENSDFLQAGNAQLAAGYLLYGTSTMLALTVADNVVMFSLDPDNNDYVLVEDNVQIDADTSEYAINSSNYRYWRAPMQQYIDELIAGDTGVRGRDFNMRWVAAMVGDVHRILCRGGLFTYPFDTKYANKAGKLRLMYEANPMSLLIERAGGSATDATNRILDIAPTDIHQRVPVVLGSKNEVDYIKDLHLKHGDK; encoded by the coding sequence ATGACGACCTTAGCACACTATCTAAAAGAACGAAAAACCGACTCCGCTGTTGGCGATGTAATTACGACTATTACTGAAGTCGGCAAAACTATCTCACAGCTGCTTAGAAAAGGGGCACTGGCAGACATTTTAGGGGAAGCAGGTAATCAAAACGTCCAAGGTGAAGAGCAAAAGAAGCTTGATGTATTGGCTAATGACTTACTTCTAGATGCTTTAGCACAAAACAAGCATTGTGCTGGCGTCGCCTCAGAAGAGCTAGATGATGCTACTCCTGCCAATGCCGATGGTAGCTTGCTCGTATTATTTGACCCCCTTGATGGCTCATCGAACATCGATATCAATATGGCAGTAGGGACGATTTTTTCTATTCTACCCTACCAGCGCCAAGGGCAAACTAGTGAGAACAGTGATTTCCTACAGGCTGGTAATGCACAGCTTGCAGCAGGTTATTTATTATATGGTACGTCTACCATGCTGGCATTGACGGTAGCTGATAACGTGGTTATGTTCAGCTTAGATCCAGATAACAATGATTACGTGCTAGTCGAAGACAATGTACAGATCGATGCCGATACCAGCGAATATGCTATCAATAGTTCAAACTATCGTTATTGGCGTGCACCCATGCAGCAGTATATTGATGAGCTAATCGCTGGCGATACCGGAGTACGTGGTCGTGATTTCAACATGCGCTGGGTGGCAGCCATGGTTGGTGATGTACACCGTATCTTATGCCGCGGTGGGCTATTCACTTATCCTTTTGACACCAAATATGCCAATAAAGCTGGCAAATTACGTTTGATGTATGAAGCCAATCCAATGAGCCTACTCATTGAACGTGCTGGCGGTAGTGCAACTGATGCGACAAATCGTATTTTAGATATTGCCCCAACTGATATTCACCAACGTGTCCCTGTAGTACTTGGTAGTAAAAACGAAGTCGACTACATTAAAGACTTACATCTAAAGCACGGCGATAAATAA
- a CDS encoding electron transfer flavoprotein subunit beta/FixA family protein, translated as MKALVAVKRVIDYNVKVRVKADNSGVDLSNTKMSINPFDEIAVEEAVRLKEAGVIDEIIVASIGPKESQEQIRAALALGADRGVLVQTDAKPYPLQVAKILKSIAEQESTDIILLGKQAIDDDNNQTGQMLAALMGIGQGTFASEVKVEGDKVNVTREVDGGLQTVALSLPAVITTDLRLNEPRYAKLPNIMKAKKKPLDEKTPADFGVDMTSKQEITKVMPPAERKAGITVASVDELVDKLKNEAKVI; from the coding sequence ATGAAAGCATTAGTCGCGGTCAAGCGTGTCATTGATTACAACGTAAAAGTTCGTGTAAAAGCTGATAACTCTGGTGTAGATCTATCGAACACCAAAATGTCTATAAACCCATTTGATGAGATTGCAGTAGAAGAAGCAGTTCGTCTAAAAGAAGCTGGCGTGATCGATGAGATTATTGTAGCTTCAATTGGTCCAAAAGAATCACAAGAGCAGATTCGTGCGGCTCTAGCATTGGGTGCTGACCGTGGTGTTTTGGTACAAACTGATGCCAAGCCATATCCACTACAAGTCGCTAAGATTTTGAAGAGTATTGCTGAGCAAGAGAGTACTGATATTATCTTGTTGGGTAAACAGGCTATTGATGACGACAATAACCAAACAGGTCAGATGCTTGCTGCACTAATGGGTATCGGTCAAGGTACGTTTGCTTCAGAAGTGAAAGTTGAAGGCGACAAAGTAAACGTTACTCGTGAAGTCGATGGCGGCTTGCAAACAGTTGCGCTTTCACTACCTGCAGTTATCACTACTGACTTACGTCTGAACGAACCACGCTATGCAAAGCTGCCTAACATTATGAAAGCGAAGAAAAAGCCGCTTGATGAAAAAACTCCAGCAGATTTTGGCGTAGACATGACCTCTAAGCAAGAAATCACTAAAGTTATGCCACCTGCTGAGCGTAAAGCTGGTATTACAGTGGCCTCAGTTGATGAATTGGTCGATAAGCTAAAAAATGAAGCAAAAGTAATTTAA
- a CDS encoding aspartate carbamoyltransferase catalytic subunit has protein sequence MPTSKKNMPINTISPSKYAKFDHDTIHQRLNTSLSRPQLNEDGSLRHFLGVEGLNKAQLQAIIAKAETFFDENGLLVNRPELDGCTVMNLFFEPSTRTRTTFEVAEKRLGANVLNIDIARSSTKKGESLRDTLWNLEAMTADIFVVRHSASGAAHFMATEVTPDIAIINGGDGWHAHPTQGMLDMLTIHREAPRPFEELSVAIIGDIKHSRVARSDISALKTLGVKDIRVIAPRTLLPKGIERFGVQVYEDMNSCVTDCDVIMGLRIQNERIGSPLLASSSEYYKHYGITPERVALAKPDALVMHPGPMNRGIEIASNVADGAQSVILKQVSNGVAIRMAVLSLAMEGQRAHQAARNSQKNE, from the coding sequence ATGCCAACTTCCAAGAAAAATATGCCTATCAATACTATATCACCATCCAAATATGCCAAATTCGATCACGATACTATTCACCAAAGACTCAACACTTCGCTTAGCCGCCCACAGCTAAATGAAGACGGTAGTCTGCGTCATTTCCTAGGGGTTGAAGGATTAAATAAAGCACAGCTACAAGCAATTATTGCTAAAGCAGAGACTTTTTTTGATGAAAATGGTCTGTTGGTTAATCGGCCTGAGCTTGATGGTTGTACAGTAATGAACCTGTTCTTTGAGCCGTCAACTCGTACTCGTACTACCTTTGAAGTAGCAGAAAAGCGTCTTGGGGCCAATGTATTAAACATCGATATTGCCCGCTCTAGTACAAAAAAAGGCGAGAGTTTACGCGATACGCTATGGAATTTGGAGGCAATGACAGCCGATATTTTTGTTGTGCGTCATTCAGCATCAGGGGCTGCACATTTTATGGCGACTGAAGTGACACCGGATATCGCTATTATTAATGGCGGTGATGGCTGGCACGCACATCCGACTCAAGGTATGCTCGATATGTTGACCATTCATCGTGAAGCGCCGCGTCCATTTGAAGAGCTATCGGTGGCTATTATCGGTGATATTAAGCATTCTAGAGTAGCGCGCTCAGATATTAGCGCCTTAAAAACCCTTGGGGTTAAAGATATTCGTGTGATTGCCCCACGTACTTTATTGCCTAAAGGGATTGAGCGTTTTGGTGTTCAAGTCTACGAAGATATGAATAGCTGTGTGACTGATTGTGATGTTATTATGGGACTTAGAATTCAAAACGAGCGTATTGGATCACCGCTATTGGCGTCATCAAGTGAATATTACAAACACTATGGTATTACACCTGAACGGGTGGCATTGGCTAAGCCTGACGCCCTAGTTATGCATCCAGGACCGATGAATCGTGGTATTGAGATTGCATCAAATGTGGCCGATGGCGCGCAGTCTGTTATTTTAAAGCAAGTAAGCAATGGTGTTGCGATTCGAATGGCGGTGCTCTCACTAGCCATGGAAGGCCAACGTGCCCACCAAGCGGCCAGAAATTCACAAAAAAACGAATAA
- a CDS encoding YihY family inner membrane protein, with translation MENLLKKIPFTHQRWFQFLRFLIRHFFEDNCQQKAASLTYTTMLSIVPMLTVLLMILSSVPALASVRAQIYEVIYSNLLPQSSMQVSEYINSFAEKSSNLTAIGAMILFVTTIVTLTTIERAFNQIWRVEDRSGGIKSMLRYWTIVTLGPLVLGTAFIASSTVQSLSFLNQQIGGYGIDWSFWVQMVSIGVTIAGFIGMYWFIPKARVPVKNAAIAGIFVAVVFELLKHIFGTVMSNFTSYEAIYGAFAALPIFLLWIYLSWNLILLGVEISYTLTIFETEEVYPRHPLLSLLDMLNLVYTSHLKGDAVSEQDLRNVLGRKELPKWYTYINYLKDSKLITMTEDDDYVLKKDLSRMTLWDFYRTLPYPLPIKDELDEMKSENQQPWLSLLVRRFVNTEACAQEQLNLPLSAIFSHSQPRKKTPVDYKKESSEQTSNHHVDDNRDALRFEAAAYDKDSDVICDNNNNEILIPNDSMEDDKGTTNNSANTSGNIITEADNPQANR, from the coding sequence ATGGAAAACTTATTAAAAAAAATCCCGTTTACACATCAACGCTGGTTTCAATTCTTGCGATTTTTAATACGGCATTTTTTTGAAGATAATTGCCAACAGAAAGCGGCCTCTCTTACCTATACCACTATGCTATCAATTGTACCCATGTTGACCGTACTATTGATGATTTTATCTTCAGTTCCCGCACTTGCTTCAGTCAGAGCGCAGATATATGAAGTGATTTATAGTAACTTGCTACCGCAATCAAGCATGCAAGTCAGTGAATATATCAATAGCTTCGCTGAAAAATCGTCCAACTTGACGGCTATCGGGGCAATGATTTTATTTGTCACGACCATCGTAACCTTAACGACTATTGAACGCGCCTTTAATCAGATTTGGCGAGTGGAAGATCGTTCGGGCGGCATTAAGAGTATGCTGCGCTATTGGACCATCGTCACCTTGGGACCTTTAGTACTGGGTACTGCATTCATTGCCTCTAGTACGGTACAGAGTTTAAGCTTTTTGAATCAACAAATTGGCGGCTATGGTATTGATTGGTCATTTTGGGTACAAATGGTCTCTATCGGCGTCACGATTGCAGGCTTTATTGGTATGTATTGGTTCATTCCTAAAGCACGCGTACCCGTAAAAAATGCGGCCATTGCTGGTATATTTGTTGCAGTAGTATTTGAGCTACTAAAGCATATCTTCGGCACAGTGATGAGCAACTTTACCAGCTATGAAGCTATATATGGTGCGTTTGCTGCTTTGCCAATTTTCTTGCTATGGATATATTTATCGTGGAATTTAATCCTATTAGGCGTTGAGATTAGCTATACCTTAACCATTTTTGAGACTGAGGAAGTTTATCCACGCCATCCACTATTAAGCTTGCTTGATATGCTGAATTTGGTGTACACCAGTCATCTAAAAGGCGATGCCGTTAGCGAGCAAGACCTACGTAACGTATTGGGTCGTAAAGAATTACCCAAATGGTATACCTATATCAATTACTTAAAGGACAGCAAACTCATTACGATGACTGAAGATGATGATTACGTACTTAAAAAAGACCTTAGCAGAATGACGCTATGGGACTTCTATCGTACCCTACCTTATCCATTACCAATCAAGGATGAGCTTGATGAGATGAAGAGTGAAAATCAACAACCATGGTTGAGCTTATTGGTACGTCGATTTGTGAATACCGAAGCCTGTGCTCAAGAACAACTTAACTTACCATTGTCCGCGATTTTCTCTCACAGTCAGCCACGCAAAAAAACACCAGTAGATTATAAAAAAGAATCATCTGAACAAACTTCCAATCATCATGTTGATGACAATAGAGATGCACTACGTTTTGAAGCAGCCGCTTATGATAAAGACAGTGATGTAATATGCGATAACAATAATAACGAGATTTTAATTCCGAATGACAGTATGGAAGACGATAAAGGTACAACTAATAATAGTGCCAACACTAGCGGCAATATCATTACTGAAGCGGATAATCCACAAGCAAATAGATAA
- a CDS encoding DUF2127 domain-containing protein, with protein MANSPQQNGNLPPSSASKNHKSLGDDDNLPSKMDSESSESIKAVAIYEIVKGTGALSGAFALWFWHTDLEHWLATATDSWQYYFGNLLTPQIDSVVQLAQQASKNWPLFMLLIFAYVSLRFIEAYGLWQDKTWAYWFSVIGYGIFIPIELYYLIISPFDWFKLGILVLNIIIVVVVYRNMKRKGLI; from the coding sequence TTGGCTAATTCGCCTCAGCAGAATGGTAACTTGCCACCATCTTCAGCCAGCAAAAACCATAAGTCTCTAGGAGATGATGACAATCTGCCGAGTAAAATGGATAGTGAGTCTAGTGAATCAATTAAGGCGGTGGCAATCTACGAGATTGTCAAAGGTACTGGTGCGCTGTCAGGTGCTTTTGCATTATGGTTTTGGCATACTGATCTAGAGCATTGGCTAGCCACGGCAACGGACTCATGGCAATATTATTTTGGAAACCTGCTGACCCCGCAGATTGACAGTGTTGTGCAACTGGCTCAGCAAGCAAGCAAAAATTGGCCACTTTTCATGCTATTGATTTTCGCTTACGTTAGTCTGCGTTTCATTGAAGCTTATGGATTATGGCAAGATAAGACCTGGGCATATTGGTTTAGTGTCATCGGTTATGGGATATTTATCCCTATCGAGTTGTACTACTTGATCATTAGCCCGTTTGATTGGTTCAAATTGGGTATTTTGGTGTTAAATATTATTATTGTGGTTGTGGTCTATCGCAATATGAAGCGAAAAGGGTTGATATAA
- a CDS encoding dihydroorotase, with protein sequence MTDLLPNAFKKSLPSEAIAKLANLEAGRETWLLPPLVDLCARLREPGQQQHGTLISEGRAARANGFLHVITPPDTSPILENGSLLKGLRERALLDGGIHLHILGALTEGLRGENPSNIAGLKKGGCIAVSNARRPFSNDLVLLRTLEYAATFGMKVFFYPDEASLSGDGVAHEGYIASYHGLQGIPWIAETVALSTQLLMVEETGIAAHFSQLSCKSSVELMRWAKDKGLPVTCDVAMHQLYLTDDNLEGFNAQAYVLPPLRSNTDQQALLRGLKDGTIDAICSHHEPLNSTAKKAPFAESTPGISNFDTFMALACQLVKDEVLTLEQLVDKICINPAQIAGISNKYESMGGAILVDPNLEWQVTTDTMLSNGKNTPFFNQYLQGRVVETFFG encoded by the coding sequence ATGACAGATTTACTTCCTAATGCTTTCAAAAAATCGTTACCGAGTGAGGCGATTGCTAAACTGGCAAATCTTGAGGCTGGTCGAGAGACTTGGCTGCTACCACCACTGGTGGATTTGTGTGCGCGTCTGCGAGAGCCTGGTCAGCAACAGCATGGCACCCTAATTTCAGAAGGCCGTGCTGCCCGCGCTAATGGATTTTTGCATGTTATTACGCCACCCGATACAAGTCCTATCCTAGAAAATGGCTCGCTACTTAAAGGTCTTCGCGAACGTGCATTGCTCGATGGTGGTATCCATTTACATATTTTAGGCGCTTTGACTGAAGGCTTGCGAGGAGAAAATCCCTCGAATATCGCAGGTCTAAAAAAAGGTGGCTGTATCGCAGTCTCTAATGCGCGTAGGCCTTTTAGCAATGATTTGGTACTGCTACGCACCTTGGAGTATGCAGCAACCTTTGGCATGAAAGTATTCTTCTATCCTGATGAGGCAAGTCTGTCTGGTGATGGGGTAGCGCATGAAGGTTATATCGCCTCGTATCACGGACTACAAGGTATTCCTTGGATTGCTGAGACGGTAGCATTGTCCACCCAGTTACTGATGGTAGAAGAGACAGGCATTGCTGCGCATTTTAGTCAGTTATCCTGTAAGTCTTCAGTTGAGCTAATGCGCTGGGCGAAAGACAAAGGTCTGCCCGTGACTTGTGATGTGGCTATGCATCAGCTATATCTAACGGATGACAATCTAGAAGGCTTCAACGCCCAAGCTTATGTGCTACCGCCGTTGCGTAGTAACACGGATCAGCAAGCACTGCTTCGCGGGCTTAAAGATGGGACTATTGATGCAATTTGTAGTCATCACGAGCCTTTAAATTCTACCGCAAAAAAAGCCCCCTTTGCTGAGAGTACGCCTGGTATCTCAAACTTTGATACGTTTATGGCGCTAGCCTGTCAGTTAGTAAAAGATGAGGTGTTAACGCTAGAGCAGCTGGTAGACAAGATTTGCATTAACCCGGCACAAATTGCTGGTATAAGTAACAAATATGAAAGCATGGGCGGTGCAATATTGGTTGACCCTAACCTTGAATGGCAAGTGACGACAGATACTATGTTATCGAATGGCAAAAATACGCCATTCTTTAATCAGTACTTGCAAGGTCGAGTCGTGGAGACCTTCTTTGGCTAA
- a CDS encoding RNA methyltransferase, protein MTLEPTELITSDKNTSVKLVKALLSQARQRKKQGQTVLEGVHLIDAALRSDYPFVQILLAESAHKHPEVQQILTRLPTYTSILTLSDALYESIRSLGTGIDIMAIINIPTPSLTMIDYDCLILNDVQDSGNVGTLLRTAAATGIDTVLCTSATAQAWSPKTLRAGMGAQFALTIYEGLSSQDILDYVQTPLLATSSHTDTLIYEHDLTAPTAWIMGHEGQGVCEELMQCATPIALPQPNGQESLNVAIAGALCLYETLRQRRYN, encoded by the coding sequence ATGACATTAGAACCTACCGAGCTAATCACTTCAGACAAAAACACTTCCGTTAAGCTCGTAAAAGCACTTTTGTCTCAGGCACGTCAGCGTAAAAAACAAGGTCAGACGGTACTTGAAGGTGTGCATCTTATTGACGCGGCCCTACGTAGCGACTATCCGTTCGTCCAAATACTACTAGCCGAATCAGCGCACAAGCATCCTGAGGTTCAGCAAATCTTAACGCGCCTACCGACTTACACTAGTATCTTAACTTTGTCAGATGCACTTTATGAAAGCATTAGAAGTCTAGGTACAGGCATTGATATCATGGCGATTATCAATATACCAACACCAAGCTTAACGATGATAGATTATGACTGCCTGATACTGAACGATGTACAAGATAGTGGCAACGTTGGTACGCTATTACGCACCGCAGCAGCTACTGGTATTGATACAGTGTTATGCACTAGCGCAACTGCACAAGCATGGTCACCCAAGACGCTACGAGCAGGAATGGGTGCGCAGTTTGCGCTAACTATTTATGAGGGTTTGAGTAGTCAAGATATTTTAGACTATGTGCAAACCCCTTTGCTTGCGACCAGCTCACATACTGACACTTTGATTTATGAGCATGATCTGACAGCTCCTACTGCTTGGATTATGGGACATGAAGGTCAAGGCGTTTGCGAGGAGCTGATGCAATGTGCCACCCCTATTGCATTACCACAGCCCAATGGACAAGAGAGCCTCAATGTTGCGATTGCAGGGGCGCTATGTCTTTATGAGACGCTACGTCAGCGCCGTTACAACTAA